The Acropora palmata chromosome 3, jaAcrPala1.3, whole genome shotgun sequence nucleotide sequence GAACTTGCAGAAGAATGCAGCTACCCACCAGTGGGATTTTTGAAACCACAAATTCGACAACACATACTGGACATACTAAAATGAAAGAAGGAGGTCGGTGAGGAGAGGCCATGACTACACCACGGCAtggtaatttttgtttacttacCAAGGATGGAAGACTTGGCAAATGGGCTTAAGAGAGAAAatgtaacatttttgtttcattaaggacggtgcctactaattaaagatgttttttccccggtgtgtgattatgcagaaaatgtagatcttaacaagtcctattgaaatccaaaaagaaaattggtggtaaccacgcatttttcaaagataattcatgaataatatccgtaaaaagctttaaaatacaaagcaatgtacggcgttctttctcaaattgaagcttaattatctctcaaaaatgcatggttacccccaattttctttttggatacctagagtacttactaagatctgctttctccggatagttttatccctatattagtaagcattggcgataggaaatccgagtatctggagatgcgcagaacgtatgcgcaataacaatagtaggcaccgtccttaattcaGACACTTAATGAAGACTGCAATGGTATCAGCATTAAAGGAATTGATATCATTTAGTGTCTCTTTCCTGTAATATCTAAAAATTCTATTTTATGTGGTGTTATTTTGTACTAGTTATAAGTACATAAGCTATAATTTCCAATTCTCAAGCCTTCTAaatttcaattaaattaaatttcaattgtctcattttttctcAGGCAGACAAACGAACtctccaaaagaaaaaaccagCTGACAGCGGACAGCTGTGATGAGGAAGGAGGGGACACAGATCTACTAACGTGTACATCTAATGGTGAGAGCAGCACTATGGCAGAATCTTCTGAGAGCAAACAAGGTGTGCCTGCAGCTGAAGGTTAACACTAAAGAATGCTAAAAATATTGTGTTCTTGATGTTCAATGCTATTAAATTCAGTGATGTCTGCAGCAGAGAagcttaaaataaaatgtagtGTGAATTCATTCAGTAAAGAGGACTTTGCTGTCGCCCTTGCAGAGacatttgttgaaaacaaatttgtgaAACTGCACACTCAAGACCTTGGAAATGTTGGCAGAAACAGTGTTGAAACAATGAAACGGGGGTTTCATTAAGAACTGGAGAAACAGGAGAATACTGAAAAGTGACAGGAGGGTTATTATGGGAAGGGCAAAGCTCTGTcaggaaacaagcaaaattttgCCGGAGAATTCTATGAAGTAGCCGAAGAATTCTCTGATCTCTGATGCCTAATGAACACCCTGATgaaagtgtttttctttttgaaaaacggtactaagtaaataaaattatccATAATGGGGTTTTCTTAGTTCCCAGAGCGATTAATGTGACAATTATCACCTTGTGGAATTCAGTTATTTCCCAATAACAACCTATTAAAAGGCATGATGGGGTATCTTTATTACCCAGAGTGGCTATTGCAAAAATTACATTGTGgaattttgtgatttctcaGTCTGGGTTAATAGGATTAACCATCATGAGAATATTGAGAAAACCCTTATGGAAAATGTATGAAAACCTGCAATGATGACTATGAGATTACCAATAATGTTGTATTTCCCTATATCCACCAaggaaacagtccttttcccATACAGGAACTATCacacaaatttacagatatctattaattattttaaattgcaGGTTACCcataaataaaaagaattctGTCTTCTCACAAATGGCATTTCCTAAAGGGAATTAACAAATTCTCATTCCTTTTCCAGTAATGTGATTTTGGAAAACTTTCCTAAGATATATGTACGCATACATGTTACAGTATGTCATACTGTCATCTGTCTGTTTGCCTGCTATTACCATAAATTAAACCTAGTGAAATAATGACCACCTGTAAAAAAGGTTTTTAGCCTAGGCCAACATGACAGTAAAAGAACCAATTAGAGAATAGAAAAGCTAAATATAGCAGCTTAGTTCCCTAATGCTGGTGTGTACTGTGTGTCAGTCATTTGTGTTTATACTTGCATTTTCCTGAATCTGATTCAGGAGTTGATACTAAATTTTACTGCAGAAAGTTATAAATAACTGAAATGCGAGCTAAACAGTTAACTGCTGCTGTTGATCACCCTCTATTTACAATCCAAATCATAGCAAGTATACCAACTCTCCAGCTCACATTACAATAAAAGTATGAGTTACATTCAATAACATAAGGCTGTTTTCTAGGAATGGACCTACAAAATATTATCCAATATTATCCTTCTTGTAAGGCTGTTAcaattgtcattattattattggaaaCTAAAGCTCACTCCTGGTAACCTTGTCCATCAAATTTGAATGCATTTTCTTCACCTAGAGGACAGACACCACAGTGTTAGAATAATTATGTTTCATTGACAAGTACGGCAATTAACTACAAACATTTTACAACTCAAGTGTGCAAAAGTATGCAATTTTAACCCATGATTGAACAAAAAGAGACAACTGCATCTATtattttgatgtcacaaacttctttgaaaaggcaaaaatctTCTGAATAATTGAATGCATAGCAGTGACAGCAAATCATTAATAAATCCAAATGCATGTCattagatgcatgctcaattttgataatcATCATGAAGTACAAGCAAAAAGCACTTGTTTACAACTCAAGGTTGGCCAGTGTTTGGTTATACTTTGTAGGTTTGGATTAGGGTTGATGTTTAGGTCTCCTTAAACCGTATTAGGAGGAGACTTAATGGCCTTTACTGTctgtattaattttcttcatcaGACAGCCATGGGCTAACACTCAAAATGACATCAGTTTGGTGatctcttcacagtggaaatttgaccttaATATGATCAACGTGTTTGATACACTTTGATCAAAAGCATAATACTGTTGACCACTCTTTGTTCCCCCTATTGTAAGAAACTTGTTCACATAATTCTATTTCTCTGTTAGTGGACTGTGAATAGAATGCATAGATagagagtgaaaaaaatttctttggtGGCTGGAAGGAAGTGTGTTGAGTTTTGCTAAAGCATGCAACTTCTGATGAAGTTTCAaccataattttattattagatGACACTTTTTGTGCAAGTGTGGTTGGTTTGGCCCCTAACTCAAGTTGAACTTGATGACGATTGACTTTTATGAGGTGAAGCTTGCAAATTATTAACAGTTTACTTGTATTGTGTTATTCAGAGAAGCTATCTTAGACATACGCAGTATTAAAGTGTAAATGAtgcataaattttaattttgtcattgatGACCCTAGCTTGGTATGTGAAAAAAATGGATTGGACTCTGAAAATTTCtctaaaaaaatttaagtgaACTCTCACACTCAAAACATGTTAATTTCAGCTCAAATTGAGACATTGTAACAAAAATGcatatttttaatgaaaagaaaaaaacagactTTTTAACTACAGTTTTAATTCTCAAACTGCTTATAACACATTTGccacaaaataaaacttttcatATCTGATAAACATTAAAGACTTTTGGGGCCAGGGgcccatttctcgaaagtcctgaGAACTTTTCGGTCCCGCAAAGCCGTTCGTAAAACTAcaacctgcttattctgtaaagctggtcttttcacatgttgtaaagggaataaaaataaaaataactgcaaaatttTGTGCCTCGAGATGCcctcgttttgaagatacaaagagaattatgtcacctgAAATATGCCCAAAAAGTTTtgggactttcaagaaacaggccccaggacCCAACCACGACAAAGTGCTGTTATTATGTTTTAtctataaagaaaaaacattaagGAATGAAAAGTTCTTACCCATCGGGCATGTTCCTTGGCCTTCTCGACCAAAGAATTGTGCTTTTCCTTTCGATGTCCATGACCTTGTTGCAGAAGACGCTCTGAATCCTCCACTTCCTGGACATAATGTTTATGCTTACTGATCTTATGATCAAAATGTTTCAGCTCATCCttcaacaaaaatttaaagtaTTTTGATTATAACTTGTTGTTGGTAACCAAATTCTCATTTCACAAAATTCTGGCCATGgttgaaaacatgaaattttcttGATGTAGATGGTTTTAAAACTCCTACTTGGTACGTCAGCACAACTTTTAGCATACTCTTGCCCCGCAAACATCTCTTATAATGCTCGTTGCCACAACTCCTCTTCATCAGGATATCATGGTACTATATCTGTTCCTAAAATGCTTTTTgtacttaattattttttcacttttctgcATCGCAATGACAGCAATAATACTGTAATAatactattaataataataataatgcaatTAATGCACAtttaaaagaattgattttgagtGCTTCTAAAATATGTTTACTAATGTTTCAGTTCTACTTTTAGgatacattaattttgtttgcacCCTGATACAGTTTTTGTTCCAGTTGAATAACTGATGCCCCTACGTTTTAAtagcgaaaaaaataaaaggaataCTATGtttaaaacaagaacaaacttCTGTACCTTGATTGAGTCAAGTTCCTCTCCActaaacttttgtttagctTTCTCCCACAATTCAAGGACACGATGatcaacaaaatcatttcCCTTTCCATCACTTGTTACTTTTTCCTTTAACCTCATAAAGCTTTTAGTCAGTGTTTCGTATGTGTCCTGAAGTGTCTCGTGTAACTTCTCACGCTCATGGTCCTTGATCTTATCGTGGCTATAAACAGAGTTTTCAGAGATGCTGTCCTGGTTCTTTAAAATGTCCACCAGATGCTTGTATTCTTTGAGTTTATCCTTGTGGTGTTGAAATTCAGTTTCAAGGTCACTTAGTTCCTCTGAGCTGAATTTACCTGCAAGAGAAATATCCTGAAATTATGCAAGGATGCACCTcatccaaaaaaatttttggagtaaggTGCAGTTGAATTTTTAGAGCAATGGCAGAATGCCCCCCAACAACTGACCACTTTTGTTTCCCATGGGCAGCATTCTTTGAAGAACAAGTCCTAAAATACAATAGGGGTTATTCTTACcattaaaatgcaaataagTTGCAGGATATTTTGCAATttagtcaaattttctttggtaaGGTAGCCAAAAATTGCATTGTCATCTTAGTAGCTATAATGAATGCATGGATGAAAATGCCACCCCCTGTCCTATTTCCGTACCTGACAAGTGATTCAAACAAGGGTTTTGTACATCCAGTAATTTTTCACCCTAATAAAAGGTCTGCGCTAAGCTAAGCTACGCTTAACTGAATTCCACTCATGATGTTACATTAACTTGTCCGACGTGCAAACATAGAGATTTCTTATTAGCCTCGTTCTTCTTATTAACATAACTAATCCCTGCAGCCTTAAGAGATTTAAGGCTTCGTCTTGTTATCATCACTGAAATCTAAATTACTAAACTATTTCCGAATTCAGAGCTGACAAAATGCAAGGAACTGAAGGCTGGTGTGCAACCCTATATTGTCACTCTTAGTACAAGAGATTTCCTCACAAGCTAAATGTTTAACGACGGGCAAAAGATCACAGATAACGGGTAACTCAAAACTCATTAGCAAACTATTAAAAACTCACAAACCTTTCGCAGATTCCCAGAGTTCGCTCAAGCGTTTATCACTAAAAACACCAACTCCTGCTCTgttgtcttttatttcattgcCCTCATCTTTGAAATGATCTTCCAGACCAAACTGCTCAAGAATTCGAGAAAACTTCAGTCTTAGCATCGCTTCCATTTCACCATCATCATCTCCGCCTGAGGTTTTCAACTCTTTCCACCGAATTTCTGCTTTGTCTTGCATCTCAAGCAATCGGCGAAAGGTTTGCAACTTTTGTTCAGACATCTTGTTCTGTGCTTTCTGCCATATCATGTTCAATTTCCGCAAACGAAATGGCATTTCTTTATCATCCTTAAGAGCATTTCCCAAGATAAGGACCACAGCAATAAAGAGTAATGGCAGAAAACTCCTTTTCCACATCATTTTCGATGCACTAGCTTGCAATCAAATAGCAACATTTCACAAAAAGCCAGGTTCCTAAGCCATCACTCGcgaggcctggctaaactaggaaacattgttgccgaaacattgttgcggatgcaaatgtttccaaATTTAGCCGAGCGGGAAACatttgttgcggaaacaaattttcctgctcagaaacaaaaaatgtttttgcctggagtcaaaaacatttttgcttcccggacacaaattttgcgtccgaaacatgtttcccagtttagccactccggcaaacataacaagaaacattgtttccgcaacaatgtttcctagtttagccaggcctttatgTCTGTCGTGTCATGTCCTGTCTCGCGTGTTTCCTCGTATCAAGGCACGTGACACACGAAACGTTATGTACTTGCATGGTAAACGTTCTTACATGCCTGCAACAAATATTAACGCAAGCTCAAAAGAGGCTAATTGATTCAGTCCGCTTCCAGATATATATTTAGCAGGCCCGTAACCAGGGGGGGTGCACGGGGTGCGTTCGCACCCCCCCACAGGCCCCAAAGGTCCGCATTTTGATACTCATTATCCAAGTTAAGGAGTGCTGTGGGttaaactgaagtttaaaacttaataatgacgtttaaagaaaagaatggaaaaagcaGGAGTGCATGTATTCACTAGGAAGCTAAAACAAGCTGCACTGTAGTAGCCCGAGCCATTCAAAACATGTCAATGAGCGCACAGATATCCGAACTTACCTACCTACATACGTACCTACATacctacatacatacatagatacctacctacctacctacctacctacctacctacctacctacctacctacatACACCTacctacatacatacatacatgctttatttaaacacggtaaAACCTTCAGTAAAAATACAATAGCAATActacaataaaattcaatacCTActatagtaataaaaatactgttttacaAGGTTACCGTGGGGGAGCCTAACCCTCATTTTCATAAAATCGATTTACTTCTCTTTTAAAAGATTTAAGCGATTCGATCGTACGTAAATTGTTGGGTAAGTTGTTCCATAGTGAGGCCGCACTGTAGCTAAAACTTCTTTTGAGATAGTTTGTATTTGGTTTTAGCAAATTAAGCTTCATTTCTAGATTCCTGAcattatattttgaaaatgaataatgaaattaacgtGCGCACACTTTGCACGGCAGTTAAGACGAGCGAGCCAATAGCAAAGGAGCGATGTCACGATATTTGTCAGACACGGCTAATAACGCGTCGGGTAGtattggccgtttttatgctaGAGACGTTAAAGTTGTCTAAGACGTTAAAGCCGTCTCGAGACGACTTTAACTTCTATAACGTATAAAAATGGTAAACACGACAGATGCATTTAACGTCTGACGACTTTAACGACTTCTTTCAAGTGCGTCTCCAAGACGCACTTAACAGACGACTTCAACGTCCCAGACGTTAAATCCGTCTAGTATGAAAGCGGGACACCATAAATGAGACGAATTTAGCCCTTACTCGTCCAGACACGACTGGGACGACTGAGTTTCTAGCACCGATATTGAGGTTAACTTCAATCAACACGGCGGCCAAGAAGAACTCAAAGGAGTCTCGGGGAAGAGAGTGGAGtgaaatttgaacttaaagAATTTGCATCGATTCCTGCAGACGATCGAAATGAAATTCACTTTTGGAGACTCTAAGAAGTTCGCTAATGTTCATATTTTTGAAGCTATCAAGGAAGATCCCGATGCTCGTGTGGTGGAGATCTCGGGTATGGTGTCTTGGGAAAAACCCAGcctttttaaaggaaaatctCGTTTTCTTCTGTAAGGTCGTCTTCGTTTTTgcgttccattttcatacCAGCCGGCTTTAAGGTCTCAGACGTTAAATTCGTCTTGACGACTTTTATTTaacttcataaaaaaaagGCCATTCTCTATTTGTACAGGCGCATGAACGCCCGAAGAtgcaaaacaacttttttatgtatttaaacaatttttttttcaaatcattttttcaagtttttcaattttttttaatacgcGCGAGATCTAACGTAAATCCTGCGTAGAAAAGGTTTCaaatttgtaatgtttaacgttaaatcgtgagccccaaaattaaattttacaaatctTACAACTTTTCTACGCAGGATCTACGTTATATCCTGTACgtttttgctgttcacaccgtTACTGGAACGCGCTTTTGTACCATAAATTCatgtataaaactagtttCCTTTATacatcttgttagaatccctgatgaggtctgtttgatcagacgaaatcggtcggataataaccaaagttaacaagatcagttcctgtgtgctgctcactagtctccatttaaaaaaaaaaattataaaattaaaaaaataaataaataaaaaatttaaaaaaatttaaaattcactgGTCTCCgattaaaaagaattaaataaaaaatacatttcggAGGTTTGGTCCACTTTGGCCTAGTTAGCACCCCCCCACATAAAATCCTGGTTACGGGCCTGTATTTAGGGACATTGATCTTTAATAAGGATTGAACTAAGCGgtttaaatttaacaaattacAGTTTGGACAAATAGTAGAGTCCGTCATCACGAGAAAGACAATCGTGCTTGAGAAAAATGACCGCCACGCGAGATCTGTGGGCATAAAGGGTTTTCGTCCCGCGCGTTGGCGAAACAAAGAATGCTCGTAGTCttcaataacaatgataattattcttttagtCCAGGAACCTATGTACATCAGCTCCTGTTTAGTCTACTTTTGATTAGTACACTTGACATTTACACTCCAATTTACTTGCTAGAAGCACTTTGAGCAAACAGCAGTTCGCTTGAAATGAGGTGTGccattgtttgaaaatgatcCGAATTGACACATCAAAGACGCGAGGGTAAGCAATTTCCTGTGCGAAAATCAAAAGTAGAGGGTATTAATCTggtttcaaataataatttatacacACTATTTAACTCGCAGAAGCATTTTCacgacaaaacatcttttccttttcataaCTTGAAAACTTGTTTGGCTTATCCGGACAAGGGCgtatgattggctgaaaagGTGGATAACAGGAAATTAACTATATTTGTTTGTCTTTATGACATGGCGAATATTTTGACAATCTCACATgctttaattaatgaaaatcatgcaaaaatactaaaaaggAAAACCGCTCAAACGCGATTGCACTTTACGTCAACGCAGGAAGTTTCAACACGCACGGACAACAGCGCATATCGCCGCATTTGAAAGGGTTTTAACACTCTCTTGATATTTTGGGCAGGTGAAACTCTCTGGTTCAGTGAAATCAAGTGTATTGTTTCTATGAgccatttgattttttttttgtgtgtttgaaTTCAAGGCAACATTCCAGCGTTATTGAGCAGGAAGTGAACGTGGTGCAATCGGAGCGCAAACAGCCAGCTGATTGTGTTTTCCTGTCGATTCTCTGTGAAACAGCTCTGCGAATCATGAAGAACTCGACCCTGTCTCTGATAATCCTTACATCCGTATTTTTGTGCGCGTTGGTAAGTTTTGACATAAACTACATTATCAAAATGGCATTCTatcgataattttttttccgcgTCTCTCGGATGCCCTAGAAAGAAGCTTGTTAGCAAGTTATAGTTATTTTTATCGTATAATTCTACCAAGTTGATCCTATGTAATCCATTGACCCGAAAGCATAAAGAACAGCTTTACAGTATTGGCGCCTTTGATTAAAGTTATTCAATGATTTTAGGACAGGTATCGATGTCAAAATGGTCATTACAGTCATTACAACAAAAGCCGATTCATAGAAAGGATCTAGCTTTCAACTGCACATAAACCAATTTTCTGAGGAATAcgaatttttcatatttgatcaatCTTACTAAAGAGAAATCCATTAATTGTTTATGATTTTCGTAAAAAgttgtttgaaataaatgaaataatgtcTTGACGTTTGGGATTGACGCCAAAGAAACCAAGAATGTTTGTTGTCGTTGTTTGTTTTATACAAGTCCTAGCTTAGACAGTATCAACAATTTTGTCTGAGGCTAATAAACTTATTATGATAGAATATAGCGAAATGTTTTTCCAAACGTAATGCTAAGATAATTTGTGTTTTATTAAATATCAGAAATTTGCACGGGTAAGCTTTTTAAATCGCTCCTTTAAATTGAATAATGAATTATTCATTGAACAACTCATAAATATACAAATTGCGAAACTGCGGAAGAGATTtgattgaaaattaaattttattgtcaTGGCTTTTTTTAAGGCAGACAAGAgcaagaaaaatgacagctcTTAATAACTGAAGCGAATTAGGACCAAATACAGGTGTCAATGTGTCTTCGCGgtcaaaaaattgtaaaaccaAATTGAAAGATTTATACCTTGCCCTTGCTGCACATAACGAACTACAAATTTCATATCCTTCAACTCCACGCGTACGTCTTggtatttccttttcttcgcGTTCAGTCTCTAgtgaaaaacaactttttttttctagaattTTGCTGCATGAATAATTGCAGTAATCTTTGGGGACCGTCTATTTGAAATGGAAATTTGGAAAGGTGTCATATGGtagaatgacaaagaaaacgtttcttaaaataaacattggcacagttttggctattttgcgattattccgtcttgttcgcattctacagcttaagcagcaacgatagcaacggcaacgaaacgGCATTTGAAAATagacatttgggaaatggtgactattttgtggttATTGCCTCTTCTTTATATCCTTAATTATTGACAGAGCATGCTGAAAATGGACAAGTAGAAGcaccgttgaagtaaatatagagaacgAAAGGTTCACGTTGTCGTAAAAGCCTTAAATTCggaaatttcaagttgttgttgtttggcaGGCTGAGTCAAAGAATTGTGTagaagtgcgtgccgcacgtgcagtacGATTACTTTTtctcgttcaaccaatcagatcattgttttctggcgtcatTGTTGCCGTTGCCATTGTTCTTAGCttggagcttaagcaaacacgacgtcgacggaagcgagaacgtcatctgaaaatataactgcaatcatttttcagtaattcaaagtcattttgcttgaaaaatgtgttctaactatcctggaattaaattggaaccagcgcttgggacataagaagacaaaattgaacatttgtcatcatatgctgcactcaactgcaaaacaggtcatgtCACGTCgaagaaagaacgagaacgtcttcaaaatgtcaacagatgaaaaatgcacgtgcaaagcgtgcaaaaatactgtttttcattgtcaaatatgcaaatttgtggggtttttgttgctgtcgtcgtcgtggttgcttaagctccctaatgctGGCGAAGCACGCTACAATTGGACGTGCTGAATTAAATGCGGAGAATAAGAGTTACAGTGGCATGCTCAACTCGTCATCAAAATGGCAAATAGGAGTTTTGGCGATGATGACGGAGccggcaagaaaaacgtcacttgaatataaacacttgcgcaactgtgactattttgcgattatctcatcttgttcgcatttcaCAATGGGAACGATGAACCCTGCAACTGGATTAGTCTGAGtgctgtcaaagtaaatacacagaactaaAGATTAACGGGTGTATGCTCAAGTATTgatcaaaacggtaaatgtggtaatttcacgttgttgttttacagaggacggcacggacttgtacataagagcgtgccgcacgtgcagcacgattatttttccacactcgaccaatcaaattcttaatttacgacgttgtcgttgccgttcccgtcgttgatgctaaaactccctaaatGGGGTTTATTTCGCGTTGTTGTCTTGCGGAGGTCGGCACTCAATTGTTCTGAAGTGCGCACTGCGCGTGCGCATCAATCGAATTATTTTAGCTCCTAGTTCCCTTGTTGCGCACGTGCGCTGTTTCCCTGCGTGTCTGTTAGTACGGGATTTGTTGAATAAAGTCTTGAGTCTAAGAAGGTCATCGTCCATTTTGTATCACAACAGTTCCATCGTACAAAAGCTCCCTGTAGGGATTTTAAGCAAACACCGAACGGCAACGAACCGCGGGAAAACGTCTTAATTAAGTATTTCAAGGTTTTCCCTTCTTGTTTATGCTGTCAACATCGACAAAGAATTCTATTCCTGCGAGCAGTTTTGATGTACAAATAGAAAATGAGAGATGTACTGTTGTCAGTTCGCGTTGTCGCCGAAAACTCAaaagggagctttagcattaatgacgggaacggcaacgacaacgccacaaattaaggaTTTCATTGGTCGAGCGagtgaaaataagcgtgctgcacgcgcggcacgcacttatgaacaagtccatgccatcctctgcaaaacaacaacgtgaaattacctcatttacagttttgatgacaacttgagcataaaaccacaaatttaatttaacgtcgCGCACACCAATCCACCGGTAGCGtactttgtcaacaatatagaaAGCGAACAAGATGGAACGATCGAAAATAGTCATGATTAGGccggtgtttattttaagtgacgcTTTCCTTGCCGTTGTCGtagtcattgctaaagctccctaaatttgtttgtttttcgcGTTATTGTTTTGCAAGAACACCTCAAGGAAATGTACTAGAATGCGTGCAGCACGATGATTTGTCCTGGCTAGACCAATAGTATCATTGCGTTTTGGCATTCTCGTCGCCATGGTCGCCCAATTGCAGTTCTGAGCACGCATACTTTGACTACTAATTATAACGCTGCTGCTGTGATTATTTCATCCCTGATaaaaatttttctgtttttgttttcaaacaggTCCTTGGTAGATCCAAAGAACGAAAGATAAAATTAGCCAGGAAACAAAGCAGAAGCAaggataattttgttttctacaCCTTTATTAATCGTTTGTTGTATTGTCGACCTTAGTAAGGTTGCTTTCCTTTTAGCCAATCTTTTTTTGGATTTAGGCAATCCGGATTGATTGGATTTTCTTGCTAGGCGAAACGAACATCTGAAAAAAGATTGATGACACAGCAAGGGGCCTAT carries:
- the LOC141876161 gene encoding alpha-2-macroglobulin receptor-associated protein-like gives rise to the protein MMWKRSFLPLLFIAVVLILGNALKDDKEMPFRLRKLNMIWQKAQNKMSEQKLQTFRRLLEMQDKAEIRWKELKTSGGDDDGEMEAMLRLKFSRILEQFGLEDHFKDEGNEIKDNRAGVGVFSDKRLSELWESAKGKFSSEELSDLETEFQHHKDKLKEYKHLVDILKNQDSISENSVYSHDKIKDHEREKLHETLQDTYETLTKSFMRLKEKVTSDGKGNDFVDHRVLELWEKAKQKFSGEELDSIKDELKHFDHKISKHKHYVQEVEDSERLLQQGHGHRKEKHNSLVEKAKEHARWVKKMHSNLMDKVTRSEL